The proteins below are encoded in one region of Salvelinus namaycush isolate Seneca chromosome 39, SaNama_1.0, whole genome shotgun sequence:
- the LOC120032815 gene encoding spastin-like isoform X2, giving the protein MSSPGGRGSRKKRGPTGSPPDGWDICDQVSLHKRNVYYFFYPLLALFAVLRVLVLNFGVLFAWLCERMSRAMVARPKQRAADEHADKQDSAVCKQDSGEQIRNSHKQAFEYISVALRIDEDDKVHKEQAVQWYKRGIAELERGIAIEVAENGEKYERDKRLQAKMITNLIMAKDRLELLVSGAVPKKRDSLTTHSSHSLPRPKHTAKKTLVAGHGGHQRSPSFSGPSSSHTQHRPALQSNSNKGKAGCKPTTTTPTSMSPLKNRDMKNLKNVDSKLANLILSEIVDSGSSVRFEDVAGQELAKQALQEIVILPALRPELFTGLRAPARGLLLFGPPGNGKTMLAKAVAMESNATFFNISAASLTSKYVGEGEKLVRALFAVARELQPSIIFIDEIDSLLCERREGEHDASRRLKTEFLIEFDGVQSGGDERVLVMGATNRPQELDEAVLRRFAKRVYVALPTEETRLKLVKNLLEKHGNPLAQKELSQLARMTEGYSGSDLNSLAKDASLGPIRELRPEQVRNMAANEVRNIRFSDFVESLKKIKRSVGPQTLDLYVRWNKDYGDTTGV; this is encoded by the exons ATGAGTTCTCCGGGAGGAAGAGGCAGCAGAAAGAAGCGAGGCCCTACAGGGTCCCCGCCCGACGGATGGGACATCTGCGACCAGGTGTCACTACATAAACGAAATGTGTACTACTTCTTCTACCCACTGCTGGCGTTGTTTGCAGTGCTCCGTGTCCTAGTCTTGAATTTTGGCGTACTCTTCGCCTGGCTGTGCGAGCGGATGTCTCGCGCTATGGTTGCGAGACCCAAACAACGGGCAGCAGACGAACACGCGGACAAGCAGGACAGCGCGGTGTGCAAGCAGGACAGCGGCGAGCAGATCCGAAACAGCCACAAACAAGCATTCGAGTACATCTCAGTGGCTCTGAGAATTGACGAGGATGACAAAG TGCACAAGGAACAGGCAGTCCAGTGGTACAAACGTGGAATCGCAGAGCTCGAGAGGGGCATCGCGATCGAGGTAGCTGAAAACG GCGAGAAATATGAACGTGATAAACGTCTACAGGCCAAGATGATCACCAATCTGATCATGGCAAAGGATCGCCTGGAGCTTTTAG TAAGTGGAGCCGTACCCAAAAAGAGGGACTCCCTGACTACTCACTCCAGTCACTCCCTCCCACGACCAAAGCATACGGCCAAAAAAACCTTGGTGGCAGGCCACGGGGGCCACCAGCGCTCCCCCAGCTTCAGTGGGCCCtccagcagtcacacacagcacagaCCGGCCCTCCAGTCCAACAGCAACAAG GGTAAAGCGGGCTGtaaacccaccaccaccactcccacATCTATGTCCCCACTGAAGAACAGGGACATGAAGAACTTGAAGAATGTGGACAGCAAGCTTGCCAACCTCATCCTCAGCGAGATCGTAGACAG TGGCTCATCAGTGAGGTTCGAGGACGTTGCTGGCCAGGAGCTGGCTAAGCAGGCCCTACAGGAAATAGTCATCCTGCCTGCACTGAGGCCAGAG TTGTTTACAGGCTTGAGGGCTCCAGCACGAGGCCTTCTGCTCTTCGGTCCTCCTGGCAACGGAAAGACGATGCTG GCTAAAGCAGTGGCCATGGAGTCCAACGCCACATTCTTCAACATAAGTGCAGCCAGCTTGACCTCGAAATAT gtgggggagggagagaagctgGTGCGAGCTCTGTTTGCCGTCGCCAGAGAACTGCAACCCTCGATCATCTTCATAG ATGAGATTGACAGTCTACtctgtgagaggagagagggagagcatgaTGCCAGCAGACGACTCAAGACCGAGTTCTTGATTGAATTTGATGGG GTGCAATCTGGTGGGGATGAGCGGGTGTTGGTGATGGGAGCCACCAACAGACCTCAGGAGCTGGACGAGGCTGTTCTTAG GCGATTTGCAAAACGGGTGTACGTGGCTTTACCAACAGAAGAG ACACGGCTAAAACTGGTCAAGAACCTTTTGGAGAAGCACGGAAATCCTCTCGCACAGAAAGAACTGTCCCAGCTTGCCAG AATGACAGAAGGCTATTCTGGCAGTGACCTGAACTCGCTGGCCAAAGATGCGTCCCTCGGTCCCATCAGAG AGTTGCGTCCTGAACAAGTCAGGAACATGGCCGCAAACGAG GTAAGGAATATCAGGTTCTCTGATTTCGTGGAGTCACTGAAGAAGATCAAGAGGAGTGTCGGACCACAAACGCTGGACCTGTATGTGCGCTGGAACAAGGACTATGGGGACACCACTGGTGTATAA
- the LOC120032815 gene encoding spastin-like isoform X1 produces the protein MSSPGGRGSRKKRGPTGSPPDGWDICDQVSLHKRNVYYFFYPLLALFAVLRVLVLNFGVLFAWLCERMSRAMVARPKQRAADEHADKQDSAVCKQDSGEQIRNSHKQAFEYISVALRIDEDDKVHKEQAVQWYKRGIAELERGIAIEVAENGEKYERDKRLQAKMITNLIMAKDRLELLAKLCSGPAQRDIYTESSNQSYHNGHLRSVSGAVPKKRDSLTTHSSHSLPRPKHTAKKTLVAGHGGHQRSPSFSGPSSSHTQHRPALQSNSNKGKAGCKPTTTTPTSMSPLKNRDMKNLKNVDSKLANLILSEIVDSGSSVRFEDVAGQELAKQALQEIVILPALRPELFTGLRAPARGLLLFGPPGNGKTMLAKAVAMESNATFFNISAASLTSKYVGEGEKLVRALFAVARELQPSIIFIDEIDSLLCERREGEHDASRRLKTEFLIEFDGVQSGGDERVLVMGATNRPQELDEAVLRRFAKRVYVALPTEETRLKLVKNLLEKHGNPLAQKELSQLARMTEGYSGSDLNSLAKDASLGPIRELRPEQVRNMAANEVRNIRFSDFVESLKKIKRSVGPQTLDLYVRWNKDYGDTTGV, from the exons ATGAGTTCTCCGGGAGGAAGAGGCAGCAGAAAGAAGCGAGGCCCTACAGGGTCCCCGCCCGACGGATGGGACATCTGCGACCAGGTGTCACTACATAAACGAAATGTGTACTACTTCTTCTACCCACTGCTGGCGTTGTTTGCAGTGCTCCGTGTCCTAGTCTTGAATTTTGGCGTACTCTTCGCCTGGCTGTGCGAGCGGATGTCTCGCGCTATGGTTGCGAGACCCAAACAACGGGCAGCAGACGAACACGCGGACAAGCAGGACAGCGCGGTGTGCAAGCAGGACAGCGGCGAGCAGATCCGAAACAGCCACAAACAAGCATTCGAGTACATCTCAGTGGCTCTGAGAATTGACGAGGATGACAAAG TGCACAAGGAACAGGCAGTCCAGTGGTACAAACGTGGAATCGCAGAGCTCGAGAGGGGCATCGCGATCGAGGTAGCTGAAAACG GCGAGAAATATGAACGTGATAAACGTCTACAGGCCAAGATGATCACCAATCTGATCATGGCAAAGGATCGCCTGGAGCTTTTAG CAAAGCTGTGTTCAGGGCCAGCTCAGAGAGACATCTATACAGAGAGCTCAAACCAGTCGTACCATAACGGGCATCTACGCTCAG TAAGTGGAGCCGTACCCAAAAAGAGGGACTCCCTGACTACTCACTCCAGTCACTCCCTCCCACGACCAAAGCATACGGCCAAAAAAACCTTGGTGGCAGGCCACGGGGGCCACCAGCGCTCCCCCAGCTTCAGTGGGCCCtccagcagtcacacacagcacagaCCGGCCCTCCAGTCCAACAGCAACAAG GGTAAAGCGGGCTGtaaacccaccaccaccactcccacATCTATGTCCCCACTGAAGAACAGGGACATGAAGAACTTGAAGAATGTGGACAGCAAGCTTGCCAACCTCATCCTCAGCGAGATCGTAGACAG TGGCTCATCAGTGAGGTTCGAGGACGTTGCTGGCCAGGAGCTGGCTAAGCAGGCCCTACAGGAAATAGTCATCCTGCCTGCACTGAGGCCAGAG TTGTTTACAGGCTTGAGGGCTCCAGCACGAGGCCTTCTGCTCTTCGGTCCTCCTGGCAACGGAAAGACGATGCTG GCTAAAGCAGTGGCCATGGAGTCCAACGCCACATTCTTCAACATAAGTGCAGCCAGCTTGACCTCGAAATAT gtgggggagggagagaagctgGTGCGAGCTCTGTTTGCCGTCGCCAGAGAACTGCAACCCTCGATCATCTTCATAG ATGAGATTGACAGTCTACtctgtgagaggagagagggagagcatgaTGCCAGCAGACGACTCAAGACCGAGTTCTTGATTGAATTTGATGGG GTGCAATCTGGTGGGGATGAGCGGGTGTTGGTGATGGGAGCCACCAACAGACCTCAGGAGCTGGACGAGGCTGTTCTTAG GCGATTTGCAAAACGGGTGTACGTGGCTTTACCAACAGAAGAG ACACGGCTAAAACTGGTCAAGAACCTTTTGGAGAAGCACGGAAATCCTCTCGCACAGAAAGAACTGTCCCAGCTTGCCAG AATGACAGAAGGCTATTCTGGCAGTGACCTGAACTCGCTGGCCAAAGATGCGTCCCTCGGTCCCATCAGAG AGTTGCGTCCTGAACAAGTCAGGAACATGGCCGCAAACGAG GTAAGGAATATCAGGTTCTCTGATTTCGTGGAGTCACTGAAGAAGATCAAGAGGAGTGTCGGACCACAAACGCTGGACCTGTATGTGCGCTGGAACAAGGACTATGGGGACACCACTGGTGTATAA
- the LOC120032816 gene encoding protein dpy-30 homolog isoform X1 → MADDHTDADQSMEGNTPIAENPHSEYGLTENIQRIVENEKANTEKVSKQKVDLQSLPTRAYLDQTVVPILLQGLSVLAKERPTNPIEFLAAFLLKNKSQFENRN, encoded by the exons ATGGCGGACG ATCACACAGACGCAGACCAATCTATGGAGGGGAACACTCCA ATTGCTGAAAACCCCCATTCTGAATATGGACTGACAGAAAACATCCAG AGAATAGTGGAAAACGAGAAAGCCAACACAGAGAAGGTCTCCAAACAGAAGGTGGATCTGCAGTCGCTCCCCACCAGGGCATATTTGGATCAGACAGTGGTGCCAATTCTTCTTCAAGGCTTATCTGTGCTGGCCAAGGAAAG ACCTACAAATCCTATTGAATTCTTAGCAGCCTTCCTTCTCAAGAACAAATCACAGTTTGAAAATCGAAATTAA
- the LOC120032816 gene encoding protein dpy-30 homolog isoform X2 produces MEGNTPIAENPHSEYGLTENIQRIVENEKANTEKVSKQKVDLQSLPTRAYLDQTVVPILLQGLSVLAKERPTNPIEFLAAFLLKNKSQFENRN; encoded by the exons ATGGAGGGGAACACTCCA ATTGCTGAAAACCCCCATTCTGAATATGGACTGACAGAAAACATCCAG AGAATAGTGGAAAACGAGAAAGCCAACACAGAGAAGGTCTCCAAACAGAAGGTGGATCTGCAGTCGCTCCCCACCAGGGCATATTTGGATCAGACAGTGGTGCCAATTCTTCTTCAAGGCTTATCTGTGCTGGCCAAGGAAAG ACCTACAAATCCTATTGAATTCTTAGCAGCCTTCCTTCTCAAGAACAAATCACAGTTTGAAAATCGAAATTAA